A genomic stretch from Argiope bruennichi chromosome 2, qqArgBrue1.1, whole genome shotgun sequence includes:
- the LOC129962405 gene encoding coiled-coil domain-containing protein 177-like isoform X2, translating to MSEGANASVEQSEETKQNATSPSGKAPSPPRDLSLNLDLYNYDTPDAQACPYVLTSPRSLEACSRVGVKPVDLLQKTLEEFSDEIESDKPLEEVVKLYDEYEQQRIILLQKCQAEREFLIWRSTSKRRSHSLSPCSKSKLHKQQKSKGSKSTSQSFRIPTRRKSHDDILSASDSQGTHHSSRLHRSRSSSVKNLHRGGRPTSWSTPASPYYQGSRNLFVRITSPVVCAKLQTFPKAKMRLPPKDMKILEVILQKYEKMEEEEERKARAQRRWDKEREQREKKKEEAEMERWKNFALKQKRSSSEEHLKTISDKGTPTHVCSRYAASDKDNSERSSVFQKRHSFKQVAKNQTKSFDEPKNPKPNYSSERLSRYEAEQKLKAIQIKQEQVQKRRMEIIHKRDEVLKRSAEEFKEKLKQVKMNQHELDKAMEQWQQQVVCYQQVANLRAAEKVAEMCEQRRLKVMQERLAKEEDHKKNMQKIEAEDYAKLQEMMAKLRSKDERVKAFKEEKNSTIEQSRQLALAASDLRDLIRQRLDKDSFVRRSQQAALESRLLSIEPRISRSQKKDPPVKD from the exons ATGTCGGAAGGAGCGAATGCATCTGTTGAACAGTCAGAAGAAACAAAACAGAATGCTACTTCACCCTCTGGAAAAGCTCCATCTCCTCCTCGTGATTTGTCTTtgaatttagatttatataattatgatacTCCTGATGCACAAGCTTGTCCTTATGTGTTAACTAGCCCACGATCGCTTGAAGCATGCTCTCGCGTTGGTGTGAAG CCTGTTGATCTTCTCCAGAAGACTTTAGAAGAATTTTCCGATGAGATTGAATCTGATAAACCTTTGGAGGAAGTTGTAAAATTATATGATGAATATGAACAACAGAGAATAA TATTGCTTCAGAAGTGCCAAGCAGAACGAGAGTTCTTAATTTGGAGATCAACTTCTAAGAGACGTTCTCACTCTTTGTCTCCTTGCAGCAAAAGCAAGCTTCACAAGCAGCAAAAATCAAAAG GTTCCAAGAGTACATCTCAATCATTTCGCATTCCAACTAGAAGAAAGTCGCATGATGACATTTTATCTGCATCTGATTCTCAAGGAACTCATCATAGTAGCCGACTTCATCGTTCAAGAAGCTCCTCTGTGAAAAATCTTCATCGTGGAGGGCGCCCAACAAGTTGGTCTACACCTGCATCACCTTATTATCAAGGATCACGTAATCTTTTTGTTCGCATTACTTCACCTGTTGTGTGTGCCAAACTCCAGACTTTTCCAAAAGCTAAAATGAGATTACCACCAAAG GATATGAAAATTCTTGAGGTGATTCTGCAGAAATATGAAAAGATGGAAGAAGAGGAAGAAAGGAAAGCACGAGCTCAAAGAAGATGGGACAAGGAGCGAGAGCAACgtgaaaagaagaaagaagaggCTGAAATGGAAAGATGGAAAAATTTTGccttaaaacaaaaaagaagcaGCTCAGAAGAA catctTAAGACAATTTCTGATAAGGGTACGCCAACTCATGTTTGCTCCCGATATGCAGCTTCTGACAAAGACAATAGTGAGAGATCATCTGTTTTTCAAAAAAGACATAGTTTTAAG cAAGTAGCCAAAAATCAAACTAAATCATTTGATGAACCAAAGAATCCTAAACCAAATTATTCATCAGAAAGGCTGTCTCGTTATGAGGCAGAGCAGAAGCTAAAAGCTATTCAAATAAAGCAAGAACAAGTTCAGAAGAGGAGAATGGAAATTATTCATAAGAGGGATGAAGTGCTGAAGCGAAGTGC GGAAGAATTTAAAGAGAAACTGAAGCAAGTAAAGATGAATCAGCATGAATTAGATAAGGCTATGGAACAATGGCAACAGCAGGTTGTGTGCTATCAACAAGTTGCTAATTTGAGAGCTGCTGAAAAAGTTGCTGAAATGTGTGAACAAAGACGTTTGAAAGTTATGCAAGAACGATTAGCTAAAGAAGAGGATcataagaaaaatatgcaaaa aattgaagCTGAAGACTATGCTAAATTGCAAGAAATGATGGCCAAACTTCGTTCAAAAGATGAGAGAGTCAAGGcttttaaggaagaaaaaaattctactataGAGCAG tcACGGCAATTGGCATTGGCAGCATCAGATTTACGTGACCTTATACGTCAAAGACTTGACAAAGATTCATTTGTACGACGTAGTCAACAAGCTGCATTAGAATCAAGATTATTAAGTATAGAACCTCGCATATCTCGATCTCAGAAAAAGGATCCTCCTGTTAAAGATTAG
- the LOC129962405 gene encoding coiled-coil domain-containing protein 177-like isoform X1 translates to MSEGANASVEQSEETKQNATSPSGKAPSPPRDLSLNLDLYNYDTPDAQACPYVLTSPRSLEACSRVGVKPVDLLQKTLEEFSDEIESDKPLEEVVKLYDEYEQQRIILLQKCQAEREFLIWRSTSKRRSHSLSPCSKSKLHKQQKSKDLLGSKSTSQSFRIPTRRKSHDDILSASDSQGTHHSSRLHRSRSSSVKNLHRGGRPTSWSTPASPYYQGSRNLFVRITSPVVCAKLQTFPKAKMRLPPKDMKILEVILQKYEKMEEEEERKARAQRRWDKEREQREKKKEEAEMERWKNFALKQKRSSSEEHLKTISDKGTPTHVCSRYAASDKDNSERSSVFQKRHSFKQVAKNQTKSFDEPKNPKPNYSSERLSRYEAEQKLKAIQIKQEQVQKRRMEIIHKRDEVLKRSAEEFKEKLKQVKMNQHELDKAMEQWQQQVVCYQQVANLRAAEKVAEMCEQRRLKVMQERLAKEEDHKKNMQKIEAEDYAKLQEMMAKLRSKDERVKAFKEEKNSTIEQSRQLALAASDLRDLIRQRLDKDSFVRRSQQAALESRLLSIEPRISRSQKKDPPVKD, encoded by the exons ATGTCGGAAGGAGCGAATGCATCTGTTGAACAGTCAGAAGAAACAAAACAGAATGCTACTTCACCCTCTGGAAAAGCTCCATCTCCTCCTCGTGATTTGTCTTtgaatttagatttatataattatgatacTCCTGATGCACAAGCTTGTCCTTATGTGTTAACTAGCCCACGATCGCTTGAAGCATGCTCTCGCGTTGGTGTGAAG CCTGTTGATCTTCTCCAGAAGACTTTAGAAGAATTTTCCGATGAGATTGAATCTGATAAACCTTTGGAGGAAGTTGTAAAATTATATGATGAATATGAACAACAGAGAATAA TATTGCTTCAGAAGTGCCAAGCAGAACGAGAGTTCTTAATTTGGAGATCAACTTCTAAGAGACGTTCTCACTCTTTGTCTCCTTGCAGCAAAAGCAAGCTTCACAAGCAGCAAAAATCAAAAG ATTTATTAGGTTCCAAGAGTACATCTCAATCATTTCGCATTCCAACTAGAAGAAAGTCGCATGATGACATTTTATCTGCATCTGATTCTCAAGGAACTCATCATAGTAGCCGACTTCATCGTTCAAGAAGCTCCTCTGTGAAAAATCTTCATCGTGGAGGGCGCCCAACAAGTTGGTCTACACCTGCATCACCTTATTATCAAGGATCACGTAATCTTTTTGTTCGCATTACTTCACCTGTTGTGTGTGCCAAACTCCAGACTTTTCCAAAAGCTAAAATGAGATTACCACCAAAG GATATGAAAATTCTTGAGGTGATTCTGCAGAAATATGAAAAGATGGAAGAAGAGGAAGAAAGGAAAGCACGAGCTCAAAGAAGATGGGACAAGGAGCGAGAGCAACgtgaaaagaagaaagaagaggCTGAAATGGAAAGATGGAAAAATTTTGccttaaaacaaaaaagaagcaGCTCAGAAGAA catctTAAGACAATTTCTGATAAGGGTACGCCAACTCATGTTTGCTCCCGATATGCAGCTTCTGACAAAGACAATAGTGAGAGATCATCTGTTTTTCAAAAAAGACATAGTTTTAAG cAAGTAGCCAAAAATCAAACTAAATCATTTGATGAACCAAAGAATCCTAAACCAAATTATTCATCAGAAAGGCTGTCTCGTTATGAGGCAGAGCAGAAGCTAAAAGCTATTCAAATAAAGCAAGAACAAGTTCAGAAGAGGAGAATGGAAATTATTCATAAGAGGGATGAAGTGCTGAAGCGAAGTGC GGAAGAATTTAAAGAGAAACTGAAGCAAGTAAAGATGAATCAGCATGAATTAGATAAGGCTATGGAACAATGGCAACAGCAGGTTGTGTGCTATCAACAAGTTGCTAATTTGAGAGCTGCTGAAAAAGTTGCTGAAATGTGTGAACAAAGACGTTTGAAAGTTATGCAAGAACGATTAGCTAAAGAAGAGGATcataagaaaaatatgcaaaa aattgaagCTGAAGACTATGCTAAATTGCAAGAAATGATGGCCAAACTTCGTTCAAAAGATGAGAGAGTCAAGGcttttaaggaagaaaaaaattctactataGAGCAG tcACGGCAATTGGCATTGGCAGCATCAGATTTACGTGACCTTATACGTCAAAGACTTGACAAAGATTCATTTGTACGACGTAGTCAACAAGCTGCATTAGAATCAAGATTATTAAGTATAGAACCTCGCATATCTCGATCTCAGAAAAAGGATCCTCCTGTTAAAGATTAG